In a single window of the Melioribacteraceae bacterium genome:
- a CDS encoding class I SAM-dependent rRNA methyltransferase — translation MHKVILKKNEERRIKNGHLWVFSNEVDRLESDDENIKNIDLKIDSGELVQVFDSKNNFIGSGFYNPHSLITVRMIESSTEIDLNNLLKDRIIKAASLRKSIYPKRESYRLAFSESDYLPGLIIDKYNDTYVMQIYSSGMQKNIDVVVDVLKNEFAAKNIFTKNESYFRKMEGLPEEDSVYLGEMKDEIIDDGEVKYKVEFSSGQKTGFYFDQCDNREYFGKYCKEKSVLDCFCNSGGFGLHASLNGATSITFVDSSQREIESAKYNFGLNDFSNQNDFVNMDVFDYLQQCIDQNKKFDIINVDPPAFAKNKKTLATAIKGYEKLNRLALQLLNTGGFLFTSSCSFHLKEDEFIGLLQSSANKASKKIQLVYFNNAALDHPSLPAMPETTYLKFALLRAL, via the coding sequence ATGCACAAAGTTATACTTAAGAAAAATGAAGAGCGCCGCATTAAAAATGGTCATTTATGGGTATTCAGCAATGAGGTAGATAGACTTGAAAGTGACGATGAAAATATAAAAAATATTGATCTGAAAATTGATAGCGGCGAGTTGGTTCAAGTGTTTGATTCAAAGAATAATTTTATTGGCTCCGGTTTTTACAATCCCCACTCATTAATTACTGTAAGAATGATTGAAAGTAGCACCGAGATTGATTTAAATAATCTATTGAAAGATAGAATTATTAAAGCCGCCAGTCTGCGTAAATCGATTTATCCCAAGAGAGAATCGTATAGACTAGCGTTCAGCGAAAGTGATTATTTGCCAGGATTAATTATTGATAAATATAACGACACATATGTGATGCAGATTTACTCTTCTGGAATGCAAAAAAATATTGATGTGGTTGTTGATGTATTGAAAAATGAATTTGCTGCGAAAAATATATTCACTAAGAATGAAAGCTATTTCAGAAAGATGGAGGGATTACCCGAAGAGGATTCTGTCTATTTAGGTGAAATGAAAGATGAGATAATAGATGACGGTGAGGTTAAGTATAAAGTAGAGTTTTCATCCGGACAAAAAACCGGATTTTATTTTGATCAATGCGACAATAGAGAATACTTTGGCAAATATTGTAAAGAAAAATCTGTTCTTGATTGTTTTTGTAATTCAGGCGGTTTTGGGCTTCATGCATCTCTAAATGGGGCAACATCAATCACTTTTGTTGATTCCTCACAAAGAGAGATCGAAAGCGCTAAATATAATTTTGGATTGAATGATTTCTCTAATCAAAATGATTTTGTTAATATGGATGTTTTTGATTACCTACAGCAATGTATTGATCAAAATAAAAAGTTTGATATTATAAATGTTGATCCACCAGCATTCGCGAAAAATAAGAAAACGCTCGCTACGGCAATTAAGGGTTATGAAAAATTAAATAGATTGGCACTCCAACTTCTGAATACGGGCGGTTTCTTATTTACCTCCTCCTGTTCATTCCACTTAAAGGAAGATGAATTTATTGGATTGCTCCAAAGTTCGGCGAACAAAGCATCAAAAAAAATACAGTTAGTATATTTCAACAATGCGGCTTTAGATCATCCTTCTCTACCAGCAATGCCGGAAACAACTTATCTTAAATTTGCATTGTTAAGGGCGCTTTAG
- a CDS encoding ATP-dependent DNA helicase RecQ, giving the protein MVNLKDSLNKYFGFNSFRGKQESIINDLLKKQKHCLVLMPTGGGKSICYQLPALLLDGGTIVISPLIALMQDQVDALKKKNIPADFINSTVKPEQRKERLEKFVEGKIKLLYVTPERFRKKDFVEVISKTKISLLAVDEAHCISEWGHDFRPDYSRIAEFRSLMKNPLTIALTATATPAVQKDIISKLGLTKDEISLYHEGIERPNLRLETVDIFDDKDTIKAILNILDNYSGSGIIYFALIKTLEKYSQILRDKGYNHGIYHGKLEAPMRKKIQRDFLSGKQNLILATNAFGMGIDKSDIRFVIHAEVPSSIESYYQEIGRAGRDGESSLCSLLYNQQDLYTQMEFIKWANPNADYYQRLYDIIKTKIEQVNAEGFEYLREQMSFKDKNDFRVETVLAMMDRYGVTEGSIETKNLTVIDELPHELTHDQNLKDKLMNDNKKLLSVVNYFKSITCRRVYISDYFGFPGEKPCGNCDACG; this is encoded by the coding sequence ATGGTTAATCTAAAAGATTCATTAAATAAATATTTTGGTTTTAATAGCTTTCGGGGCAAGCAAGAATCGATTATAAATGATTTATTGAAAAAACAAAAACATTGCTTGGTTCTAATGCCAACCGGTGGGGGTAAATCAATTTGTTACCAGCTTCCGGCATTATTGCTCGATGGAGGCACTATTGTAATTAGTCCATTAATCGCACTAATGCAGGATCAGGTTGACGCGCTAAAGAAAAAAAATATTCCGGCAGATTTTATCAATTCAACCGTTAAGCCAGAGCAGAGAAAAGAGAGACTTGAGAAATTTGTTGAAGGGAAGATCAAACTACTTTATGTAACTCCCGAGCGATTTCGTAAAAAAGATTTTGTTGAGGTAATTTCCAAAACTAAAATTTCATTACTGGCGGTTGATGAAGCACATTGTATTAGTGAATGGGGACATGATTTCCGCCCCGATTATTCGCGCATCGCTGAATTTCGTTCGTTGATGAAAAATCCTCTAACTATCGCGTTAACGGCTACCGCTACTCCGGCAGTACAAAAAGATATTATCTCAAAATTGGGATTGACAAAAGATGAGATAAGTTTATACCATGAAGGAATTGAGCGACCAAACTTAAGATTAGAAACCGTTGATATATTTGATGATAAAGATACAATTAAAGCTATTCTTAACATTTTAGATAATTACTCCGGCTCGGGTATAATTTATTTTGCACTCATAAAAACACTTGAGAAATACTCACAGATATTGCGCGATAAAGGATACAACCATGGAATATATCATGGTAAACTTGAAGCTCCGATGAGGAAAAAAATTCAACGCGATTTTCTCTCGGGAAAGCAGAATCTAATATTGGCGACAAATGCTTTCGGGATGGGAATTGATAAATCCGATATTAGATTCGTGATTCACGCTGAAGTACCCTCATCAATTGAATCATATTACCAGGAAATTGGAAGGGCCGGCAGAGATGGAGAAAGCTCGCTATGTTCGCTTCTATATAATCAACAGGATTTGTACACTCAAATGGAATTTATAAAATGGGCAAATCCTAATGCTGATTATTATCAGCGTTTGTATGATATTATTAAAACTAAAATTGAACAGGTAAACGCGGAAGGATTTGAATATTTGCGTGAACAGATGAGTTTTAAAGATAAAAATGATTTTAGGGTTGAGACCGTTTTGGCGATGATGGACAGATATGGGGTAACAGAAGGCTCTATCGAAACCAAAAATCTAACGGTGATTGATGAACTGCCCCATGAGCTCACTCATGATCAGAATCTAAAAGATAAACTGATGAATGATAACAAAAAGCTATTATCTGTAGTAAATTACTTTAAATCCATTACCTGCAGAAGAGTGTATATTTCAGATTATTTTGGATTTCCCGGCGAAAAGCCATGCGGGAATTGTGATGCTTGTGGATAG